Within Limanda limanda chromosome 17, fLimLim1.1, whole genome shotgun sequence, the genomic segment AAACACCTTTTGATACACTATGAACTACAATGCATGCTGTATAAAacttgttgttttattcatgttgaagataaaatgtatgtttgGTGTCAGTGCAGTGATTTCTATGAAGTGTTGAAGTACCACTACTCCAACACTAGAGGTCAGACATATAGTAGATAGTATGATAGTAATGTTGAtactttacaaacaaacaaaaagttttaataactgaacataaaaaaaaaaaattaaacaatgaaTCATCATCTTAACACACAGGCCTGCATATGATGGGATTAATTACTATAAAAATGCAGCCTCTTTCAGTCATGAGTTAAAATTACTGTAATACTTAAATAGCAGTCAACATTGTCAACACAGAGTGTAAGTGTGAGATGATGACAATAACCTTTCTCTTTGGAAGTCGGTCAGTAAACTGTTgaactttaataataatattatatcatttaattaatcaaatcaagTGCAAATCATAATTTCTCTGGTGGTTAAAATTACTGTAAGACTTAAATAGCAGTCAACATTGCTAGCACAGAGTGTAAGTGTGAGATGATGACAATAACCTTTCTCTTTGGAAGTCGGTCAGTAAACTGTtaaattttataataatattatagcATTTAATTCATCAAATCAAGTGCAAATCTAAATTTCTCTGATGGTTTTTCCAATAGTACCCAGAGTCTGTTGACTGACTAttgaaaagtgaaataaatgcTATCTGGCACGGTTAAACAAAACCAATTAATTATATTTCTCTCACATTTGTAGGGAGACAGACATGTTATTTTCGTCAGTTtatgtaaaacatttaacaaagaCATTTTTCATCTGATGGTTTTAAATTCAATTCACTTGTATTAGATTTTTGTGTGGAGGctgttcatttaaaatataacagAGAGACATAAATGATCATCTCCGAATCAGCAGCATTGTTTCCACTGTTGATTCAGTCCTCATAACCAGACTTTCGAGCACTAAGGTTGTTGCTGCCTCCTCATCCTGACAGCAGGGGGCGCCTGGAGCTCAGGTAACAGGCTCTATCTGCCTCCTGCTTCTGACTGCAGCATATGTGTGCAGTGCTGAGGTCTGAGGCTTCCTACAGTTCtacattatgttattttctattacatacagtgtttgtttgtttgtttgtttggctgTCTGTCacttagttagcaggattatgcagaaCCTCCTGGAAGCATTACTAAGGAACATGGTGGAGGGATGAAGTATGGGTTAGGAccagaaggggaaaaaaatgatttcctctttctttaacattgtgagatacgATATTTTacaaaatcagacatgtttacagGACTGaaatttatgagtgtgtgcaattggGTGAATTTCCCGAACAAAAATATTTCATAAGGGGAGTGTCGGGCCTTGCTGGAGTTATTCTCTCTACTGACAATCACTTATAAAGTTTTCACTCATACAAAACAAAGAGGATGAGTGAGGATAAAGCTTCTTGCTTGTTCAGAGGGTCTGAAATTAATCTGTTAATGTTCCATTTCTTGGTGCTTCATTTTTTCACAACAGTATATGGAAATGTTCGCATTACTTGACAGCTTTggagttactttacagatttaGATTTTCCATAGATACAGTAAAATATGATATACTGTTTAAATTACTTTAAGCTCCAGTTAGAAAAGTAAAATGCTACTAACACATTAATGCATcactaaaaaaaattcaatattttaatgTCAGTCTAGTAATTTAAGATATGATATGACACTTGAGTACATTTCAAGTGGATATAAGGAACTACCCAGAGGTGAGTGTACAGCAAAAACACAACTACACCTCTGAGACCGTATCATTTGTACATATGACATGATAGATATCACAGCCCCTGTGTGGAACTGCACATGGTATGTCATGTTATACTTTGCAGTGTTTCTCAGTCTGCTTCCGTTTTCGTAGCATATCTGCCACAAAGTAATGAAATGTCATCACATGTTTACCTACATTTAGACTAAATGAAAAGCTGAACAAAATACCCCAGCCTTCAAAAGGATTTGACAGGCACTGCAGCGTCCAGAATAATTTCATGCGTGTACTACAATAGACAAGTTTTGAAGTGTAGTGTGGGGAGGTTAGTAGAAACTTACGTTAGAGGTCAAGGCCAGTTTCTCTGTTATGTGCTGTGAGGGTTCAAGCAACAGATAAAGAGAGGCTTAGAAGcttgagcgcacacacacacacacacacacacacacacacacacgtccatgcACATGCCGATCCTTGCACATAAGCAGACAtcagaaaaacatttgaattcaaGCATGACTAGTACTAGATCCAGAGTAAATGCATGTGTTTTGGCAGAAGAGTGATCTGTGAAGCACTTCAATATATGTCCAGTACTGCGAGAGCAACTCTGCTTGAGAGACTGTTAATAAAACCATTTATTCATTAACCCATCAATCAGTTCATTAACTATTGAGCCAATTAGTGATGTACAGTGCTTTGCAAATGAAGCCATGCTGGTTGCTGCCTTAACATGCAAGGTGAGCTACAGCGTTAGCATGCAGCCTGGCTAATGTGCAGACAAAAGCTGAACCGCTACTAATTATTCTGTGTGAGAACAGAACcgtttgtctgtttctttgaTTTGTTAGATCATGTGAGAGTTAAGCTCCCTCGAGGCAGATGTGAGAAGCTGTACAGTAGTGAAGCAAACATGCAGTGTATGCAGCCACAGGGTGAGTTCACATGTGCATCTGCTGCAGGATTTAGGTGTTTGCATGTGAAGTTTCTTTAAAGGACTCCTGCCaaattatttcattcatttgtgCTTTTGTATTTTATCCTCTGGTCTACACTAagtaaacacagaggaaacacaagtCTAGTCGGCCATAGGAGCTCCTCATGAATATGGCATTCAAATGGCTCAACACTAACACGATCTGAAGACAAGGTCCATAGTGAAAGGGATTTTCAAGGCTAAACAATGTTGATCCTTGGGGGAGAGTATAGAGGCGCTATcttgtgcggtgtgtgtgtgaacgtgaaTGTACGTTACAAGGAGTCCCCAGTTACTTCAACTGTATTGGAtatggctgcaacactgtttaaccctgaaactcttcactcacccctccatcagcagagtggtgagtagataataagtgaattaaacattttcggtgaactatcacTTTAAGTTGCTTTGCAGAAAAGTGATAATTAGACCTTTATAGCAACGAAAAAAAGCAGTCCGCTCCTAGTTAATTCATTGTTGCGAGTGTGTAAAgtaaaggtttgtgtgtgtattacctGAGCAACGCTGTGTTCAGATAATGGGTTCTCATCCGCCTGCAAAACACAATAACATTGTTGGGTGTACAGAAGAAATGCAAAAACGGTACAGAatgcaaactacacacacacacacacacacacacacacacacacacacacacacacacacacacacacacacacacacacacacacacacacacacacacacacacacacacacacacacacacacacacacacacaattaaataCTGTAAGTCAGTGATATTAAAAGTTAGTAGCCAGCCAATCACTACTCATATTAGAAGTTTagaattttaaaacaatttatctGAGGTGGTTCAAGAGTTAACAATGTTGTTCTCTCTGTCGATCCACAGACTCAAATTtctcatttaaatatatttccattaAATGTTCATGTATTCCTGGTCGCCAGAGGATAGGACCTGAGGAATGTTGTGCTCTCTTGTCTTTTCCTCTAGCACCTGCTCCAggtaaatgttttaatatacaAAATCCTGTCGCCAGCCTGTTTTTTTTGCACCCCTCTGTTAGTCGTCATGCTCTCTCACCATGCATTTACCTCATCTGTCTCGCCCATCCCTCCTTGGTCTCTCCCCTGTCTCTGTCGCACTCTCATTCATTCATGCACTCGCTTCACTTCACTATCCTTCtctttgactctctctctctctctcaccctctgtctgtctgtctactgCAGCTGgctcttgtctgtctgtccctctagGTTACTAGTAATGTAATCAAACAGGACGAAGCCATAGGCTGGCTCTGACATTAGCTGACACCAATCAGAACAAAagacagggagaaggagagagagaaaggtaaaGCAGGTAAGAGGAGGCAAGAAGCTAAAGAGAAAAGCTACAATACCAGTCTTAATGTAGTCTGGTCTGgtgttttatataatataataattagtCCTAATCTTTTTCATTAGATTTTGCATTGATTAACATAAATAAGCCAACGGATATGACAGGTAGGTCAGAATAATTCATAGTCTTCTTACCCTGTAGTTGACCTTCTGTAGAACCTGCTGGGGGTCACTCTCCAGAATCACCCTGGCAAAAAGATTAAGCAGACAATCAGAACCAGAGGTAGAATTacataaactgaaaaaaaatgtataaaaattaTCAACTGATCaattatgataaaaaacaaatccaagcTTAGCTTAAATGTTGGCTAATTTGAACACACGGTAAATTGTCACAATGTTTTTGAAGAGCTTATGTGTTGCAGACggtaaaaataaatgcacacatGAACATTTTCTCTTACCCTCCATCAATAATTTCATCCACAACTAGGAACACTCCTTCCATGTTATCAAGTAAACATCTCCGCTCCACATTTTTCctgcagattaaaaaacaaatcaattggTCACATCCACAACATTCTGCATCCAGATGAGTATccttatgttttcacctctagTTTAGTATTCTTCTAAACTGCTATTTCTCATATGATGTTGAGAAACTGGAGTCATAGATGGTTAGTCTAGTTTAGCATGAACACCAGAAACAGGGAAAACAGCCAGCCTGTATAAATAATACCTCAGAACTAAAAGTAATTACTAACATTGCTTGTTACCCTATTCTTTGTCCAAGCAATCAGAAGTAATCTTCATATGTTCTGGGTTGCCATGCGTTGAAAGCCTCAGATCCTAGAGGAGTCGTTGCCTGGATCCAgggcatttgtgtttgttttctttgttctttagtcaatatattttgtatagtttctcattttcttaataaaataaaatatcactATAAACAATGATTTCAGCTCTCAATTCTCCCCCACACTCACATGTCCTCTTTGATAATCAAACCATCACTGAATAAAAAATACTGGCTGTCATAAAACATGATAAAGTGGTTGGATTTCTCGATTCACTTTAATTTGcagcacaaacaaatacatgttaTCACCCCAATTTCCCTGTAGCTACTTTGGCTGATAGCTAGTTGGTATTATCTGGCCAATATGATGATAAAACATTCTTAAACAGCTTTTAGAGGCCATTTACTATTGATACTTAAAATAAAGGGCTACATTGATTTTATATTGTAACACTTACATCTTCTTATTGTCATCATTATTCTGTCACCTTTCATACTCTCAGATAATATAATCACTGATTGTCTCCATCACTCGCACTCTGCATTGCTAAAGCATCGGTTCCCATAGCAACCACATTAGCCACACTTTGGCTGTTAATGTTGCGGCCACATTGAACGACCCCAGTGTTGAATTTCACAGCCGTCTCAACACAAAGACTTGTTATTTCTCTGAGTGGGGCTCTGGTATCGTTAGTGAGGAGGAGTACATGGACTACCATGAGCACTGATGGTGCCGAGGCTACATGCAGGATAAAAGCTCTAATATCACAAAAGGACAATGCATTGGTGAGCACTGACTGCGCTGTCAGAACTATTCTGAATATCAAACGTTGTGAATTTCTGTGTTAGGAGCTGGACTTTTTTTAAGGTTTTGTGAGTGAACGTACCTGAGGATGTGAGTGAGGGAGTCAAACAGGCAGTTCAGCACTGACATCAGCATCAgctacagagagaaaaaggaagatttgtaaaaatgttgacTTTGAAGCTGCCTTCATGAGTTTTTTTATGGCCACTATGGGGCAGAATTCAATAAAGTTAAAGCTGTTTGCCACCACATTTTTGCTTGCTACGAAAATGGGGTTAGctgaacaaactaaaaaaacaacagttgcaTTCCCTTTAACACAAAAACCTAAAAAACACTTGCCTATATACACATGCAACAGACCTAGAGCAACATTAGCATATGGGGTTCTTCTAATGATCATTTGTTAAAGTACTCATTCTCTTTTTAGCTCTATTTAGTTTTCCACCAACTCCTGTGAAAAGAGCTTAAGCTGCTACATACCCCACAATAGCCACTCGCTAACTTTGTCTCTCTACTATGATACAAGGCGGTTAGCATACAGTACAGTTGGTTATCAGAGCATTTTTATGCTGAAAACTGAGAGCCGCCACAACCAATCCCCTCTCTCAACTTCAGTTTATATAACatcagtgtcaggctcttaaaCTATCATGGAAGGCCCCTGATGTCGTCATGGGGCGAACATTTTCAGGCTCACAAAGGTCCAGAGAAAATCTCTCAGAAGAATGATCAGAAAATTGCACCTTCAAAAATTAtcatgctatatatatatatatatatatatatatatatatatatacagctaaTCTGTAGTGACATGATACATCCTCTTAGAGTGTCTCagatcattattattttcagaaaaaaacttAATTGTTGCAATGAGAGAGCTAAGCTGACCCTACCTCATTCTCCTGAGCACTTCCCACCACATAGAAGAAGAGGTCTATACTGCCTTTATAGACAATGGTCATCCCCTCCAGGAAAGCTATCTCATCtacaaagagaaggagagaaggatgggttagggatgaaagaaaAGACCCAAACCTCTGTTTTTACTAAGGAATAAGTAAGTCAGAGAAAAAACTGAGttggaaaggaaagaaaataagagatagagagaaaaagacaaggAAAGTAGGGAGAAAACAGGGAGTGAAGAAATGCCACACACAGAAGAGCAAAACAAAGGGAGGATGagatgggagggagagagaggggatatAGTGTCACAGGTgtagaagaaagaggagaaaagcaaGAATGAAGGAGGAATTTTGGACAAAAGGAGGGATATGTAGGTTGGTGATAAAGAGGCCTGGGATAAAGACTCAGGTATCAGCTTGGAGAAAATGAGAATCCCACTTCACCTTGGCACGATAAACCTCAGAAAGTGTGTGGTTTCTCTGAACAGATAAATGAATGTGATATCGGTCTAAAGGTTATATAAAGACAAATTACAAATAGAAAATCCAAAGGCTCTCTTTCTGTAGATTTTCCAGAACTGTGCTAACACCTCCATCACTAGACCATGACCATATATGGTTTAGATCCTAGGTGGCTTGTGCTTTagaggagatgtgtgtgtttgtgtgtgtgagtgtgagtgtgagtgtgagtgtgagtgtgagtgtgtgtgtgtgtgtgtgtgtgtgtgtgtgtgtgtgtcagtgttaaaTATTCTAATCAGGCCCGGTTTCAAAAGGAAAAATGGCAGAACAGTTATTCCTCTACCTTGtcaatttttgtatttcttttttagcTCGCTGGTTGTAATATAGTTGCATAGGTGCAAACAATCCCCTATCTTGAGGACCATGGGCCTAATGTGACTGGGTTTGGGCTGGGATGACATTGTCGGTGGCTGGTTTGCGTTCTTCTGGCTCTATTAACCTATTAACTGGAGATGCTGGCCTCACCTATGGTCTATACAGGTTGTTTTTATTGCCCAAATATGGAATTATTCTTGAACTGCTTTTTAGTTAAGTAAAGTATATGCAATTAAAGCAATGGCTAAAGTCGAACCAGATACTTAACAAAAGCCTGAGTATGACGGTTTTGAACTTTTCAATTTAATCAGATTACTCACAGGCAGTTGTATAAATTATAATCCAAAGTCTGCATGTGGTTATATTTAAGATCAGAGATCAGGAACAACTGGGGCTAACAACATAACTTTTAATCAACTCCCCTCTATTTTTAAGAAACATAAATTCAAGTTCAAGACAGATAATTAAAGATAATCACAATACATTTTCCGTATCAGTTCAAAACTATAGGTACAAAACGTACGCCAGATCTGCCATTAtttccactttattttatttgccattGATTGTTTGCTTGTTGATTGATTTGTAAAGTAggaaaaccccccccccaatgcCACAGAGAACAGTTTGAATGGAGGGTTGTGTCCTGTGACACAccgaaacagaaaaacacagagaggagcttactgtcttgtttgtgtgtcttgttGAAAATGTTCTTCTCGAAGCTCTTCTGCTCTTTCATGGAGGGGTAGAGCTCAGGGTCATAATACTGGAACAGAAACATATATGAGTAAAGTTACTCTGGCTCCTTTCAAGTGTTTCCAAACCTTTGGGGCTACGAGTACATGGCACTGCATGGATGTGTGAGCAATCCTCTACATTTAGTAGGGACTATACCGGCactatgtaatgtaatgtaattttaagTCATAATGTTTAAGTTCCATTTTTAAGTGATGCATTTCCTGTAAactattaaaaaagaaaaatattataaattatatattatatacataaaTTGCACGAGCATGTAATTTTTCAAGTGTGCATAAGAGTGCTCTAAGTGAGCATAGATTGTGTTCTTAATTTAGAACAAATCACAGTTAAGAAAACAGTGTTGTATGTTAAAATCTTCATAAAAGCTgtaaatttaagaaaatatttCTTCTTAAGAACGCTTGATTATAAATACAAGTTCATCAATTTAGAATGGTAACGAAAAAGCAATGTCTTGAGTGTCAGGTGTTTCAAATGTTATCCACACCTGCTAGCCAATCAGAGTCTATACTATTCAGCACTCAAAACATATGATTTTGGTAGTTTTTAGTAAAGGGGCgaaagtgtttgagttcacTCGTATGGTCCTTTAACCTTACCTTTGACAGAAGTCTGTTGCCATCATTGTCAAGAATGAAAACAGCTTTCACTGTGTACAGCGTAGGTTCCTGCAATAATAAAAGACAGACCATCTTAAATGTGTCAGCTTTGCTGAGTCACTTCAGGCAGATATCTAGGACATAATGCCACAGTCAGCCAGTCCTCCCACACCTGGTCAGAGTGGCGTATCGACCTATATTGTCCAGATAAACTCTGATTTTCCAGCTACACCCTGCTTTGTATTCACTCTGGGCCACACATCAAACAATACGCTGCCCAGACTAACCAGATTATACACTTAACACCAGACTGCATTCACAGTTTCTTCCATATTGATATGCTTCTGGTTTTAGTTCAAGCTGGTTTCACGTTTCCACTCTTCTGCAGACACTATATTTATTCATTCCTCCATCCGTCTGTACATCCTTGTGAAGTGTTTTAAGACCCGGGACAAAGTTCTGTTATGCACTGACTAGCATAGATTCACAGTCAGAGTGTATCACAGAACTTAGACCAGAAACTTACAACCCAGACTCCAATATTACTACAGTATAACCTGTATATAAAATGAActtgaaaaggaaaatgagCTTTGTTTAAGAAAgtaggaaattaattaatttattaatggTGATCATAACCACACATCTAGAAGTACATTCAATTCCATTTTCCGTCATCAATCAGGTTGTCTTAAGACTTGTGTGTTGCTGATGTATTAGAAGAATGGACAGCTATTACACTTTTTAAGTTACCACATTTAAGGTGGGACATCTGAACATTACTTCAATTCCAGGACAAGTGACAAAGTATATGTGCTGATGAAGCTCTTGCAATATAGTGGAAATCTTCAGAAATGctaaacaatgaaattaaataacCCCAAATATTCCAAAAAAGATCGCTTTACAAAAGTTTGCTGAGGAAATACACGACAATTAACACAGACATTTATTGGTGTCATGGGTGCAGATCTTCATCATGTTAACAACATTTAAAGTCACTTTCTCTTTAGCAATTTTACGTCAAAGTCAGGGGACATTGTTTCTTTGGTTGCTGCAATAGTTTATGAAGAACttaattacagagcttttattttgaaaagttgtggaATAGgttctgaagattgtgtcgatTGCTAAACAGACCTCTGCACTAGCcgacatgcaatgtatgaagAAGTCAAACATGCTCATTTGAATAAGCCACACAtatgaacagtaataaagcaaattcagtttcatttcatgaaaaacattcaCTATATCATCAGTGCAAAAGGTTGATCATGGgagcacagcagcttcactgcagataaaccaggtaggatgaacacaaagtctTCCAACTGACCCATAGagtctgcacacaacatccagtaGACAAACATCATACAGTCACCAATTGATCATTCAAACCTTCACCTTCAAGGGGGCAGGTGTACTATTTTCTCCTATGAGATGACAATAACGGTGTCTATTTGTTAAACATAATTTAAATTAAGTGTTAGTCAAGTCAGATATTTCTCTCTAACTGCTTTGTATGTTAGCAAACTAGATTCATCAACACGTTCAACTAGCCTCATAGAAGTAATAGGTAACAATGATTTTGAGAGAATGAGAGTTTGTGTGATCAAACCTGTTGGAAATAATGACACTTAACATGCGAcgaaaataatgtgtttttaaactgcCAGCACAACCACCTGCTGATTCTGGGGGAGCAGCTCTGTACATTAGATGATAACAAACACCCCATGGCATCTAAAGTTTCACAgcaaatatacaaattaaatgtctACTGTAGAGGGAGAGAGTTTAGTTCACTCAGTATTGTAAGTCACTCTGCATCAAAATGACAGCTAATTTCCTGCCTGTTTGGTTTTAACATAAAGACAGATTCTGTCTGACGTGCGTGTTTAAATAAGTCATGGATTCAGACTATACCAGAAGACTGGTTTAGCAGTCTGGAATCTGTTCCCCGtaataagaaaaaatacataaaagatTGCAGCCTCATACAATTTGGCCTTGGCTGTATTTCAAGACTGctattttctttgctttttcattttgacCACATTATGGTCATGATACACTGTACAGACAACGTAGCCATTTAGATGCTGTAATAACACAGAATTACTGGCAGTGACTGTGGGTTGTTTCATGACCTTTATAGAAAATATGACATTAGATTTTCAGACTGTTTTTTTAGGTtgcacaaaaaaatatatatatcaatttaAAGGAGCTGGTAACGTAAACTTAAGAAACTCCTTAACTCACAATAAGCAAAAATGGCCTAAGCAAGCTGTAGTCTTATATTGTTTGAAGATTTCACAATCGTATCTTCTATCTGGGAAACAGAAGTGATATGAGGGTGAACCTTCTAATACAAAGTTGGTTTTGATCTGAATCACTTATCCATCAAAGTAAAGTGGCTCATTATGCACATTACGGCTCCTTTAACAGTGTTATATTATTCAGTCAGGTAAATGTCAGTGGTGGAAAGCCAAGCACATTGGATACTTGAGCAGTTCATTTAGTTTTATACTTCAACTCAACCACATTTACAAATTACTTTgctgaatacatttttcattcaaaacacacaatgagcTGATGAAATATGACTGTGAAGAGAATAATCtttgaacagaaaataaagtaattCAAATAAGCTTCATCTCGTCAAC encodes:
- the copz2 gene encoding coatomer subunit zeta-2 isoform X2 gives rise to the protein MESSSLEPTLYTVKAVFILDNDGNRLLSKYYDPELYPSMKEQKSFEKNIFNKTHKQDNEIAFLEGMTIVYKGSIDLFFYVVGSAQENELMLMSVLNCLFDSLTHILRKNVERRCLLDNMEGVFLVVDEIIDGGVILESDPQQVLQKVNYRADENPLSEHSVAQHITEKLALTSNVLQSAKEQIKWSILK
- the copz2 gene encoding coatomer subunit zeta-2 isoform X1 → MVCLLLLQEPTLYTVKAVFILDNDGNRLLSKYYDPELYPSMKEQKSFEKNIFNKTHKQDNEIAFLEGMTIVYKGSIDLFFYVVGSAQENELMLMSVLNCLFDSLTHILRKNVERRCLLDNMEGVFLVVDEIIDGGVILESDPQQVLQKVNYRADENPLSEHSVAQHITEKLALTSNVLQSAKEQIKWSILK
- the copz2 gene encoding coatomer subunit zeta-2 isoform X4 — translated: MESSSLEPTLYTVKAVFILDNDGNRLLSKYYDPELYPSMKEQKSFEKNIFNKTHKQDNEIAFLEGMTIVYKGSIDLFFYVVGSAQENELMLMSVLNCLFDSLTHILRKNVERRCLLDNMEGVFLVVDEIIDGGVILESDPQQVLQKVNYRADENPLSEHSVAQVLQSAKEQIKWSILK
- the copz2 gene encoding coatomer subunit zeta-2 isoform X3 translates to MVCLLLLQEPTLYTVKAVFILDNDGNRLLSKYYDPELYPSMKEQKSFEKNIFNKTHKQDNEIAFLEGMTIVYKGSIDLFFYVVGSAQENELMLMSVLNCLFDSLTHILRKNVERRCLLDNMEGVFLVVDEIIDGGVILESDPQQVLQKVNYRADENPLSEHSVAQVLQSAKEQIKWSILK